TGATGATGAAACAGCCTCAATTAATATGCTGGTTGATATGATGATCAGTGAGAAGATAAATATTGATGAGACAAGGATAAAACTTGTAACAGACGTTACTGACCATGGTCTTGCCGGGTTTATTCTGGGGGAGAGGATGCTCCTCAAGGAATACATAAGGAGGGATCCGGAATTTCTAACCTCCCTTGAGCCGGTGCATGTTGAGGAGGGCCCCCTTATTGTGAGGATGATGTCCCGGGCTGCGAGGAAGGCTGAGGTCGGCCCGATGGCTGCAGTTGCAGGGACCATATCACAGCTCTCACTGATGCACACCATGAAGCTCGGCTCAAGATGCACGATAGTTGATAACGGAGGCGACATAGCCCTTATAAATGACCGTAAGGTTACCGTGGGTCTCTATGCGGGTTCTTCATCCCTTTCAGGTGAGGTGGGCTTCCTTATAAAGCCCGGAAAGGCGCGGGGGATCTGCACCTCATCGGGAACAGTGGGT
The sequence above is drawn from the Methanothermobacter wolfeii genome and encodes:
- a CDS encoding UPF0280 family protein, with translation MISEKINIDETRIKLVTDVTDHGLAGFILGERMLLKEYIRRDPEFLTSLEPVHVEEGPLIVRMMSRAARKAEVGPMAAVAGTISQLSLMHTMKLGSRCTIVDNGGDIALINDRKVTVGLYAGSSSLSGEVGFLIKPGKARGICTSSGTVGHSISFGRADSVTVFASEASVADALATSIANSAGGPDERSAVESALERADDFREHFRGVMVVVGEHAGTAGRIPKLVKTRKKAVLGSLWEEV